The Kineothrix sp. IPX-CK genomic interval GAGCGAATATCTTAAATAAGAGCTACACCTCTATCGGCGTAGGCTATTATTTGAACGGCAATACCCCTTATTGGTCACAGTTGTTTACCTACTAAGAAGAGCGTTCACCACAACAAATTTAACTATAAAAAATCAAAGATATTCCTTTTGCATATGTTTCCTGATTTCAAAGGGGCTGTCGCACTAAGTAATCCGTGCACAGCTCCTTTTCTATGCCAAAATGCAAAACTGCTTTTTATTTCGTTTATTACGATACTGTAAATATATAATTGGTAATATATAACTTTCAGGAATAATTGACACAAAAGGTCTAACGTGATAGACTGTTCGTGGGTTTAACAGATTAGACTAAGGAGGCATTGTATGGAAAAGTCAAAAGTATTTGAAAGTGAATATCGATTTTGTCTGCTACTGTGGGAGCATGAGCCGATAAAAAGCACTGAGCTGGTAAAGCTTTGCGAGGAACGGTTGGGATGGAAGAAAGCGACAACTTATACTGTAATAAGAAGATTGAGCGATCGGGGGATCGTAAAGAGTGAAAATGCCGTTGTTACAAGCGTTGTATCGAAGAGTGACGTTCAAGCCTCAGAAATTGATGAGCTGGTAGAAAAGACATTTGAAGGTTCAATACCGGCATTTATTGCAGCATTTACAAAGAGAAAGAAATTATCAGAAAAAGATGTCGACGAGCTCCGGCAAATGCTCGATTCATATGGAGCGGAATAAGTATGGAAATATTATTTCTTAAATTATTAAATATGAGTATTTCCGCCAGCTGGATGATCCTTGCGGTTATCGTATTGCGAGGAATCTTATATGGAGCACCGAAATCCATGCGCCGATTTCTTTGGCTTTTGGTAGGAATTCGATTAATTTGTCCATTTTCCATAGAAAGCGCAGTAAGTCTTATTCCGAATACAGAAGCAGTCAAGGCGGAAAGAATATATTTTTCTGATACAACGGTGACCGATACGAAAAATGCAATTACTGAAACAGCAGACAGTTCCATTATAGCAGATACGATAGCTCCCTCTCCGGAAGCCAGCGTTAATCCGTTGCAGGTAGTAATCTTTATGGCAGCTGTTGCCTGGATTATAGGAATGCTTATAATATTTTTGTATACTGTTATGAGCTGGGTGAACTTAAGGAAAAGGGTATGTACGGCAATTCATTTAAGAGACAATATCCGGCAAAGCGAGTTGGTGGATTCTCCTTTCATTTTGGGATTGTTTCATCCACATATATATATTCCTTGCTATCTGGATAATGAGCAGCTTTCTTACGTAATTTTACATGAAAACTCTCATATAAGGCACTGCGACCACTGGATTAAGCCAATCGGATTTTTATTGCTTGGAATATATTGGTTTAACCCTTTCATTTGGCTGGCGTATATGTTGCTTTGCCGGGATATAGAATTCGCTTGTGATGAACGTGTAATCAAAGAGATGAATCCTTCAGAGAAAAAGGCATATTCCAGCACACTTCTTTCCTGCAGCATCACAAGAAAATCGATTGCCGCATGTCCGCTGGCATTTGGTGAAAATAGTATAAAAGCAAGAATTAAATCAGTACTAAGCTATAAAAAGCCAACGCTTTGGATAATGCTTGCAGCTATTATTTCGTGTATCATAGTTGGAGTATGCTTTTTGACGAATCCACTGGAGTCAAAGGACGCCCAGAACAATAGCCTGAATGCGCCAGACTCCGCAACGGAGATCTCAGACGCGGACAATACGGGCAAAAGCTTCGATACGGATGAATCGGGCTCAGAGGATTTAAATTCAGATGACTCGAATAAAGAGGCTGTAAATGAAGCAAAGCAATTTGTGGAGGCCTGGGGAAAAGCATTCTGCCAAAGAGATGGAAATTATATTGCTGAGCATATATCGGACGATGTGCAGTCTGCGTTGAGCAAGGATTTGCTGATTGTTGGAGAGGGTTATTATTCCTTTGGCTTTTCAAGCCCGTGGCCGATGTTTACGGAAAATGATTATCATATTGAGTCCTTGGATGAGGACAAAGCAGAGATTATCTACTATGCATGGACATCGGAACCTCATGTGACTGTTTGGAGAGAAACTATAAAATATACGATAGAGGACGGTATCTATACAGTTATCGATGAAGAACTCTTATATCTGGATAATATTTATACAGCAAAAGAGTTTACTTTAGCAAACCCGGAAGGCGTTATCACAAGGATGATGGATTATCAGTATAATGGAGCCGGAGAAATATTGAATCAGAATGCATTATCTTCGGAAACGCCAGTATATACAGAATTGTTTGAGCCTGACAGAGCTGCTATCCGACTTCTTAATCTTCTGGACGATCCGGATAAAGTAAAGGTAACGGCGGATACTAATGCGGAGAATACAGTATCGCAGGTTGTAATTTACTTTAAAGAGGACGGCATAAATGTGGAAATAACAATGATAAAACCGTTTGGCAAAGATGGGATATGGGTTCCGAAGACAAGATCTAATGATAAAGAGGCCAGTGAATATATTACTGATACACAAGATTAGCAGAAAAAGAGGGCTATCGCCCAGCTAAATATTTTTAGCTAGTGCGACAGCCCCCTATTTAACGTCCATGAATATTCTATCCGTGTTATCTAACCTCACCCATAAAGAAAAGAGCGATCGTTCCGGGGCCTGAATGAGCACCGACAGTAGGGCCGATATGATTAATCATAAAGCTACCTATTCCAAATCTGGCCTTCACCTCATCCCTGACGAATTCAGCATCCTCTAACGCATCTCCGTGGCTGATGAAAACGATATCATTTTCGCCCCTATAGCTCCCCATTTTTTCCTCCATGAAATCGACCAGCGCATTCAGGGATTTCTTACGCCCACGCACTTTAGAAAGCGGAATCAAATGCCCTTCATCGTCTACATGAAGCACCGGCTTGACTCCTACCATCGTTCCCACGATTGCCGCCGTCTTGCTCACCCGGCCACCGCGATATAAATGATTTAAATCGTCCACCGTAAAAATATGTATCAGGTGAGGAATATTTTCCTCAACCCAATCGACAGTTTCCTCCATCGTTTTTCCTGCTTTTTTAAGCTGAACTGCCTTATGGACAAGCAAACCTTCTCCCATAGAGGCGCACTTTGTATCTACCACAACGATTTTACAGTCGGGATGCTCCTCCATTACCATTTCTGCCGCAAGGCAGGCGCTGCCATAGGTTCCGCTGAGTCCTGAAGAAAAACACAAATAAAGCAGCTGCTTCGTCTCCTTTAAATATTCCTCGAAATATTCCCTGCATTCCTCCGGATTGACTTGGGAGGTGGTCGTCATATTTCCCGCTCTCATGAGCTCATAGAATTCCTTCCAATCCAGCTCATGTCCTCTGCTATAGGTCTCTCCCATTATCGTATAGTTAAAAATCATCAGTCCTAAACCGTTTTCCTCAATATAGCTTAGCGGCAAATCGGCCGTAGTATTTGTTATAATTTTGAAATCATACAATCCCCATTCCTCCTTATCCTATCTATATTCTTCTTATATTGTTCTATTCTATCATTCCTCGTACGAAAATTCAATTTATTGTTTTTCGGAATGAGGCAGCCTGTAACGCAGCAGCCTTTTGCACAATTGTTTCGGATTAAAGGGAATCAGCGGATACACATAGCTCTTCCCCGAAACCGTTTTATTCGATACGATAGCAATCACAAATACGATAAGCGCTGCAATATAACCATAGATGCCAAATAACTGAGTCAATATCAGATTCAATATACGCATAAATTTCAGCGCATAGCTCAACTCATAGTTTGGCTGGGTATAGCCGGCAATCGCCACAAATGCCATATACAGCATGACCTCGCTGTTGAACCATCCGCTTTTCACCGAGAACTCTCCCAAGACAAGGGCTGCCATAACGCTCAGTGGTGTGCTCAGCATATTCGGAGTATTGACCGCCGCCAACCGGAGCCCGTCTATGGCCAGCTCCAAGATGAGAAACTGCCATATCAATGGAAGGTTCATGGTTTCCTTTACTGAAATGAACTGAAAATTATTGGGAATCCAATCTGAATGCGCCATAAGCAGCAAAAAGGTAGGCGTCACGAAATAGGTCAATATCGCAATCAGCAGCCTGGTCAAGCGAAGATATGAGCCCGTTATCGGAGGAAAATAATAAT includes:
- a CDS encoding BlaI/MecI/CopY family transcriptional regulator, translating into MEKSKVFESEYRFCLLLWEHEPIKSTELVKLCEERLGWKKATTYTVIRRLSDRGIVKSENAVVTSVVSKSDVQASEIDELVEKTFEGSIPAFIAAFTKRKKLSEKDVDELRQMLDSYGAE
- a CDS encoding M56 family metallopeptidase, which produces MEILFLKLLNMSISASWMILAVIVLRGILYGAPKSMRRFLWLLVGIRLICPFSIESAVSLIPNTEAVKAERIYFSDTTVTDTKNAITETADSSIIADTIAPSPEASVNPLQVVIFMAAVAWIIGMLIIFLYTVMSWVNLRKRVCTAIHLRDNIRQSELVDSPFILGLFHPHIYIPCYLDNEQLSYVILHENSHIRHCDHWIKPIGFLLLGIYWFNPFIWLAYMLLCRDIEFACDERVIKEMNPSEKKAYSSTLLSCSITRKSIAACPLAFGENSIKARIKSVLSYKKPTLWIMLAAIISCIIVGVCFLTNPLESKDAQNNSLNAPDSATEISDADNTGKSFDTDESGSEDLNSDDSNKEAVNEAKQFVEAWGKAFCQRDGNYIAEHISDDVQSALSKDLLIVGEGYYSFGFSSPWPMFTENDYHIESLDEDKAEIIYYAWTSEPHVTVWRETIKYTIEDGIYTVIDEELLYLDNIYTAKEFTLANPEGVITRMMDYQYNGAGEILNQNALSSETPVYTELFEPDRAAIRLLNLLDDPDKVKVTADTNAENTVSQVVIYFKEDGINVEITMIKPFGKDGIWVPKTRSNDKEASEYITDTQD
- a CDS encoding DegV family protein; its protein translation is MYDFKIITNTTADLPLSYIEENGLGLMIFNYTIMGETYSRGHELDWKEFYELMRAGNMTTTSQVNPEECREYFEEYLKETKQLLYLCFSSGLSGTYGSACLAAEMVMEEHPDCKIVVVDTKCASMGEGLLVHKAVQLKKAGKTMEETVDWVEENIPHLIHIFTVDDLNHLYRGGRVSKTAAIVGTMVGVKPVLHVDDEGHLIPLSKVRGRKKSLNALVDFMEEKMGSYRGENDIVFISHGDALEDAEFVRDEVKARFGIGSFMINHIGPTVGAHSGPGTIALFFMGEVR